A single region of the Parasphingorhabdus litoris DSM 22379 genome encodes:
- a CDS encoding Crp/Fnr family transcriptional regulator yields the protein MMNNCEQCVVKNKAICSALDPDELIAINRLSRKVSIKAGQALIWEGDDSLIVANVVEGAFKLTSSLEDGREQIIGLLYPSDFVGRPFGDRNEYTVTALADSKVCVFSRADFDQFVREHPDLEHKLLQRTLTELDRVRRSMLLLGRKTASERVASFLLEMSERLADSSCSVVGGQLRLFALPFGRQQVADILGLTIETVSRQMTQLKKNDVIALPDHRNVQILDADRLQDIADSGVGALH from the coding sequence ATGATGAACAATTGCGAACAATGTGTGGTCAAAAACAAAGCCATTTGTTCGGCATTGGACCCCGACGAACTGATCGCAATCAATCGCCTTTCCCGCAAGGTTTCGATCAAGGCAGGACAGGCGTTGATATGGGAAGGCGATGATAGTTTGATCGTCGCCAATGTTGTTGAAGGTGCCTTCAAACTTACCTCTTCACTGGAAGACGGCCGGGAACAGATTATCGGTCTGCTTTACCCGTCAGATTTTGTCGGTCGACCTTTTGGCGACAGGAACGAATATACGGTCACAGCTTTGGCTGATTCCAAGGTTTGCGTTTTCTCGCGCGCTGATTTTGACCAGTTTGTTCGCGAACATCCCGATCTAGAGCATAAATTGCTGCAGCGGACATTGACCGAACTGGATCGGGTTCGCCGTTCGATGCTCTTACTCGGCAGAAAAACAGCGTCCGAGCGGGTTGCTTCCTTTCTGCTTGAGATGTCGGAACGGTTGGCCGATTCGAGCTGCAGCGTGGTTGGAGGGCAACTTCGGCTTTTCGCGTTGCCGTTCGGCAGGCAGCAAGTGGCAGATATTTTGGGACTGACTATAGAAACGGTCAGCCGGCAAATGACTCAATTGAAAAAAAATGATGTGATTGCGCTACCGGATCATCGCAATGTCCAGATTCTCGATGCCGATCGCCTGCAGGATATTGCAGATTCCGGCGTCGGCGCGCTTCACTAA
- a CDS encoding hemolysin family protein — translation MTAFPWFDVAIIVILILINGVFAMSELAIVSARKASLHSSADKGSRGAKVALRLAGDPGKFLSTVQIGITLIGIVAGAFSGASLGRPVAERLAALGMPQDWSVTLGFALVIGLTTYATLVIGELVPKQFALRSAERIAVIMAPPMDLLARVTAPLVWVLDSTSALIFRILGLKRDQANHVTADELQMVFAEATRSGVIEEHERAVIAGVVRMADRPIREVMTPRTDVDWLDISATTEEIHSMLIESPHSRWPVAEDSVDEIKGVVVARDIVAAQLSGQTLDLRQLMRPLEKVPDQLDALDALDILREADVPMILVHDEYGHFEGIVTPNDLLRSIAGEFVSDQDEKTQRSLIERADGSFLVSGAMSMDALADRLGIKLPDDRDYATVAGHALGQLRHLPEEGESFEDQNWLFEIIDMDGRKIDKLVVRPSHVDPE, via the coding sequence ATGACAGCTTTTCCTTGGTTTGATGTCGCAATCATCGTTATTCTGATCCTGATCAATGGCGTTTTCGCTATGTCAGAATTGGCGATTGTTTCTGCGCGCAAAGCGTCCCTGCATTCCTCCGCCGACAAGGGCAGTCGTGGTGCTAAGGTCGCGCTCCGTTTGGCGGGCGATCCTGGCAAGTTTCTCTCGACCGTACAAATTGGCATCACATTAATAGGCATCGTCGCCGGCGCTTTTTCGGGTGCAAGCCTAGGGAGACCAGTGGCAGAACGGCTGGCGGCGCTGGGCATGCCGCAAGACTGGTCTGTGACGCTTGGTTTCGCGCTCGTCATCGGCCTGACAACATATGCCACATTGGTAATCGGGGAGTTGGTCCCTAAACAATTCGCATTGCGCTCAGCGGAGAGAATCGCTGTTATTATGGCGCCACCAATGGATCTGTTGGCCAGAGTGACTGCGCCTTTGGTGTGGGTTCTCGACAGCACCAGCGCACTCATCTTCCGGATACTCGGTCTGAAACGCGATCAGGCCAATCATGTGACCGCCGATGAATTGCAAATGGTATTCGCCGAAGCTACTCGTTCCGGCGTAATTGAAGAGCACGAGCGGGCCGTGATCGCCGGCGTTGTGCGCATGGCCGATCGCCCTATCCGGGAAGTGATGACACCGCGCACTGACGTGGATTGGCTCGACATCAGCGCCACCACCGAAGAAATTCACTCTATGCTGATTGAATCTCCCCATAGCCGGTGGCCGGTAGCAGAAGATTCAGTGGACGAGATTAAGGGCGTTGTCGTAGCTCGCGATATTGTTGCTGCTCAATTGAGCGGACAGACACTGGATTTGCGCCAGCTGATGCGCCCACTGGAGAAAGTACCCGATCAGCTGGATGCGTTGGATGCACTGGATATATTGCGCGAAGCCGATGTTCCGATGATTCTGGTACATGACGAATATGGTCATTTTGAGGGCATTGTAACGCCCAATGATCTGCTGCGGTCCATTGCCGGTGAATTTGTATCGGACCAGGATGAGAAGACCCAACGCAGCCTTATCGAGCGGGCAGATGGGAGTTTTCTGGTATCTGGAGCCATGTCGATGGATGCGCTCGCCGATCGATTGGGCATCAAACTGCCCGATGACCGCGATTATGCTACAGTAGCAGGACATGCGCTCGGTCAGCTACGGCACCTTCCTGAAGAGGGCGAGAGTTTTGAAGATCAAAACTGGCTATTTGAAATTATCGATATGGATGGCCGCAAGATCGACAAGTTGGTTGTGCGACCTTCGCATGTTGATCCGGAATAG
- a CDS encoding cbb3-type cytochrome c oxidase subunit 3, whose translation MNYEDLRHFADSWGLVFLGMVFLTLIGWVFRPGSSEKNEKAAHMIFEEDHDDG comes from the coding sequence ATGAACTACGAAGATCTGAGACATTTCGCAGACAGCTGGGGTCTTGTATTTCTGGGCATGGTTTTTCTCACACTGATCGGCTGGGTATTCCGGCCTGGTTCGAGCGAGAAAAACGAAAAAGCAGCCCATATGATCTTTGAAGAGGATCACGACGATGGTTGA
- the ccoG gene encoding cytochrome c oxidase accessory protein CcoG — protein sequence MSNPEEILDPQLQLYEKRKGVYPKAVDGTFRRLKWAIMAVTLAIYYITPWIRWDRGPYAPDQAVLVDLANRRFFMFGIEIWPHEFYYVAGMLVMAGIGLFLVTSAVGRAWCGYSCPQTVWTDLFQHIERAIDGDRNAQFRLQDAPWGPKKIFKRLSKWTIWLLVALATGGAWIFYFADAPTLARDFFTGEAAFVAYATVGVLTATTFIFGGFMREQVCIYMCPWPRIQAAMMDEKSLTVTYKDWRGEPRGSVKKAEAQPGSFGDCIDCNQCVAVCPTGIDIREGPQIGCITCALCIDACDKVMDQVGRPRGLIDYVTEEDAALEKAGQPHVPVMKTLFRPRTILYFSVWGAIGLAMLFAVGNRTRIDISANHDRNPLYVQLADGDVRNAYTVNLRNMENRPRDMEISMSGLHSAVMWSSAGLRETAGRDVIVKVPADSVGRVRLFVAASSEGPAREEFTLTVRAKDDRTAQDTDDVFFERPETRE from the coding sequence ATGAGCAATCCTGAGGAAATTCTTGATCCCCAGCTACAGCTTTATGAAAAACGCAAAGGTGTTTATCCCAAGGCAGTAGACGGCACATTTCGGCGGCTAAAATGGGCGATCATGGCGGTGACGCTGGCGATCTACTACATCACGCCATGGATCCGTTGGGATCGCGGGCCCTATGCACCGGATCAGGCGGTATTGGTTGATCTGGCAAATCGCCGGTTCTTCATGTTCGGCATCGAAATCTGGCCGCATGAATTTTACTATGTTGCCGGGATGTTGGTCATGGCGGGGATAGGCCTGTTCCTGGTTACCTCCGCCGTGGGTCGGGCCTGGTGCGGCTATTCTTGTCCGCAGACAGTGTGGACTGACCTGTTCCAGCATATCGAACGCGCTATTGACGGTGATCGCAACGCGCAGTTCCGATTGCAGGATGCGCCATGGGGGCCAAAGAAGATATTCAAACGGTTAAGCAAGTGGACGATCTGGCTGCTTGTCGCTTTGGCTACGGGTGGCGCGTGGATTTTCTACTTTGCAGATGCCCCCACTTTGGCACGGGATTTTTTCACAGGTGAAGCGGCTTTTGTTGCCTATGCGACCGTTGGTGTTCTGACCGCGACCACCTTTATTTTTGGTGGTTTCATGCGTGAACAGGTATGCATCTACATGTGTCCTTGGCCGCGTATTCAAGCCGCGATGATGGACGAAAAGTCACTGACCGTTACCTATAAGGATTGGCGCGGGGAACCACGTGGCAGTGTCAAAAAGGCCGAAGCACAGCCAGGCAGCTTTGGTGACTGTATTGACTGTAATCAGTGCGTTGCAGTTTGTCCGACCGGCATCGATATTCGAGAAGGGCCACAAATAGGGTGTATCACCTGCGCCCTTTGCATTGATGCTTGTGACAAAGTGATGGACCAGGTCGGGCGTCCACGCGGATTGATCGACTATGTAACAGAAGAAGATGCAGCGCTTGAAAAAGCTGGACAACCTCATGTTCCGGTTATGAAAACCCTGTTCCGTCCCCGGACTATTTTATATTTTTCAGTCTGGGGCGCTATCGGTTTGGCGATGCTATTTGCCGTTGGTAACCGCACACGTATCGACATTAGCGCCAATCATGATCGCAACCCACTTTATGTGCAGCTTGCCGACGGTGATGTGCGCAATGCTTACACGGTGAATTTGCGCAATATGGAAAACCGACCACGTGATATGGAGATTTCCATGTCAGGACTTCACAGTGCTGTGATGTGGTCGAGCGCAGGATTACGGGAAACGGCCGGCCGAGACGTCATAGTTAAGGTGCCGGCCGACAGCGTTGGCCGGGTGCGACTGTTTGTTGCTGCATCCAGCGAGGGTCCGGCAAGGGAAGAGTTCACGCTTACTGTCCGGGCGAAAGATGACCGGACGGCACAAGATACCGATGACGTCTTTTTTGAACGCCCGGAGACAAGAGAATGA
- the ccoN gene encoding cytochrome-c oxidase, cbb3-type subunit I, with protein MDTLLMKAGGWLAIVFLAFIAMVLAADTGFAVHMAIIALAAGITLWVTINKADYAAIGRGILKAPADPGIYDDDPIRWGVIATIFWGIAGLTVGLVIALQLAFPVLNLNNEFTTFGRLRPLHTSAVIFAFGGNALIATSYYVVQRTCRARLAFPGLARFVFWGYQLFIVLAATGYLMGVTQSKEYAEPEWYVDLWLTIVWLCYAAVFIGTIVRRSEPHIYVANWFFLSFILTIAMLHVVNGLSLPVSLLGSKSYAAFAGVQDALTQWWYGHNAVGFFLTAGFLAMMYYFVPKQAERPVYSYRLSIIHFWSLIFLYIWAGPHHLHYTALPDWAQTLGMVFSVVLWMPSWGGMINGLMTLNGAWDKIRTDPIIRMMVLALAFYGMSTFEGPMMSIKAVNSLSHYTDWTIGHVHSGALGWNGMITFACLYYLVPRLWGKERLYSLRMVNWHFWLATLGIVLYAASMWVAGIMQGLMWREYGEDGYLVYAFSEVVTAMLPMYLIRATGGLLYLAGAIVLVYNVWMTIAGKQRDEKPMTETPYDEAADKPIVAKPAIAPAE; from the coding sequence ATGGACACGCTCTTGATGAAGGCTGGCGGCTGGCTGGCTATCGTATTTCTTGCATTTATCGCAATGGTGCTGGCAGCGGATACTGGCTTTGCCGTTCATATGGCGATTATCGCTCTGGCTGCGGGTATCACCTTATGGGTTACTATCAACAAGGCCGACTATGCGGCAATTGGCCGCGGCATTTTGAAAGCCCCCGCTGATCCAGGCATTTATGATGATGACCCGATACGCTGGGGCGTCATAGCAACGATTTTCTGGGGTATTGCTGGACTGACGGTAGGGCTAGTCATTGCTCTGCAGCTGGCCTTCCCAGTCCTTAATCTCAACAACGAGTTTACGACTTTTGGTCGTTTGCGGCCGCTCCATACTTCTGCCGTAATCTTTGCTTTCGGAGGCAATGCACTGATCGCGACAAGCTATTATGTCGTGCAGCGCACCTGCAGGGCGAGGTTGGCCTTCCCCGGCCTCGCCCGTTTCGTCTTCTGGGGTTACCAGCTGTTCATAGTCTTGGCGGCTACCGGCTATCTGATGGGTGTTACCCAGTCCAAGGAATATGCTGAACCCGAATGGTATGTCGACCTGTGGTTGACCATCGTCTGGCTTTGCTATGCCGCTGTTTTTATCGGCACCATTGTGCGCCGGTCAGAACCCCATATCTATGTTGCCAACTGGTTCTTCCTGTCTTTCATTTTGACCATCGCGATGTTGCACGTTGTTAACGGCTTGTCTCTACCGGTGAGCCTGCTTGGTTCGAAAAGCTATGCTGCTTTTGCCGGTGTGCAGGACGCGCTGACTCAGTGGTGGTATGGCCATAATGCGGTCGGATTTTTCCTGACCGCCGGTTTTCTGGCGATGATGTATTATTTCGTTCCGAAACAGGCGGAACGGCCGGTTTACAGCTATCGTCTGTCGATTATCCACTTCTGGTCTTTGATCTTCCTCTACATCTGGGCCGGCCCGCACCATTTGCACTATACGGCACTGCCCGATTGGGCGCAGACGCTCGGCATGGTGTTCTCGGTTGTGCTGTGGATGCCAAGCTGGGGCGGTATGATCAATGGCCTGATGACGCTCAATGGCGCATGGGACAAGATCCGCACCGATCCGATCATCCGGATGATGGTCTTGGCGCTTGCCTTCTATGGCATGAGCACTTTTGAAGGCCCGATGATGTCGATCAAGGCTGTGAACAGCCTGTCGCATTATACCGATTGGACCATCGGCCACGTACATAGCGGTGCGCTGGGTTGGAACGGTATGATCACCTTCGCTTGTCTCTATTATCTTGTTCCACGTCTCTGGGGCAAAGAGCGGCTCTATTCGCTGCGTATGGTGAACTGGCACTTCTGGCTCGCGACTCTGGGTATCGTTCTCTACGCAGCGTCGATGTGGGTTGCCGGTATCATGCAGGGCCTGATGTGGCGCGAATATGGTGAGGATGGCTATCTGGTTTACGCTTTCTCTGAAGTCGTAACCGCGATGCTGCCCATGTACCTTATCCGGGCGACGGGCGGTCTGCTCTATCTCGCTGGTGCCATCGTGCTGGTTTATAATGTCTGGATGACGATTGCCGGTAAGCAACGCGACGAAAAACCCATGACCGAAACGCCTTATGACGAGGCCGCAGATAAGCCGATTGTAGCGAAGCCTGCAATCGCGCCCGCAGAATAA
- the ccoS gene encoding cbb3-type cytochrome oxidase assembly protein CcoS has translation MSGLAILIPVALLMGLAGLAFFFWAIRNGQFEDLDGAAQRVLIDEEASVDEGLPDDENTNGKAKNA, from the coding sequence ATGAGTGGTCTGGCTATCCTGATCCCTGTTGCGCTGTTGATGGGATTGGCTGGCCTGGCATTCTTTTTTTGGGCCATCCGCAACGGCCAATTTGAAGATTTGGATGGCGCAGCCCAAAGGGTCCTGATTGACGAGGAGGCAAGCGTTGACGAGGGACTGCCCGACGATGAAAATACCAATGGAAAGGCCAAAAATGCATAG
- the ccoO gene encoding cytochrome-c oxidase, cbb3-type subunit II, producing MAGFAKHHKKLERNVTLLGLAAFVTVAIGGIVEIAPLFWIDNTIEKVEGVRPYTPLELAGRNIYIREGCYSCHSQMVRPFRDEVERYGHYSLAAESMYDHPFQWGSKRTGPDLARVGGRYSDEWHVQHLIDPRSVVPESIMPPYAFLAEKDLKAGDMVKHLRAQRRLGVPYTEEAIAAANEDLMAQADPEAVTTDLMERYPKAQARDFDGNPDRLTEMDALVAYLQMIGTLVDFEAVEGLEEPR from the coding sequence ATGGCTGGTTTTGCTAAACATCATAAAAAACTCGAACGCAATGTTACGTTGCTCGGTCTGGCCGCCTTTGTCACTGTAGCGATCGGCGGTATAGTGGAGATTGCTCCGCTCTTCTGGATCGATAACACGATTGAGAAAGTCGAAGGCGTACGGCCTTACACCCCGCTCGAACTGGCGGGACGCAACATCTATATTCGCGAGGGTTGCTATAGCTGTCACAGTCAGATGGTGCGGCCGTTCCGTGACGAAGTGGAACGTTATGGGCATTACAGCCTGGCAGCGGAAAGCATGTATGATCATCCGTTCCAATGGGGTTCAAAAAGGACCGGCCCCGATCTGGCGCGGGTTGGTGGACGCTATTCGGATGAATGGCATGTTCAGCATTTGATTGACCCGCGGTCAGTGGTGCCTGAATCAATTATGCCGCCTTATGCGTTTCTGGCTGAGAAGGACCTGAAAGCCGGGGATATGGTCAAGCACCTCCGGGCGCAGCGGCGTTTGGGTGTGCCCTATACCGAAGAAGCAATTGCGGCAGCCAATGAAGACCTGATGGCGCAAGCTGATCCGGAAGCGGTAACGACCGATCTGATGGAGCGCTATCCCAAAGCGCAGGCGCGCGATTTTGATGGCAATCCCGATCGGCTGACCGAGATGGATGCATTGGTCGCCTATCTTCAGATGATTGGAACGCTCGTCGATTTCGAGGCGGTTGAAGGTCTCGAGGAACCGCGATGA
- a CDS encoding OmpA family protein, protein MQTKQMLIATLSLSALALSSGCTTNPETGNRVISKAAIGGIGGALGGYLLGDIIGGRNDRTAKIVGAGLGGLAGAGVGYYMDEQEKKLREQTAGTGIDVTRDGDNLILNMPSNVTFPVNSAAIQPEFQETLGSVANTLSQYEKSYIDIYGHTDSTGSDAYNQSLSERRASSVANYLSNSGVQRARLETRGYGESQPIASNSTEEGRSANRRVELKIVPIREQDL, encoded by the coding sequence ATGCAGACGAAACAGATGTTAATTGCGACCTTGTCGTTAAGTGCATTGGCACTATCCAGCGGCTGCACAACCAACCCGGAGACCGGAAACCGTGTCATTTCTAAGGCCGCTATTGGCGGCATTGGCGGGGCATTGGGTGGCTATTTACTGGGTGACATTATTGGCGGACGGAATGACCGTACCGCGAAAATCGTCGGTGCCGGACTTGGCGGCCTCGCTGGGGCAGGCGTTGGCTACTATATGGATGAGCAGGAAAAGAAGCTGCGCGAACAAACCGCCGGTACCGGCATTGACGTTACGCGCGACGGCGACAACCTGATTCTCAACATGCCTTCCAACGTTACCTTTCCTGTAAATAGCGCCGCTATCCAGCCGGAATTTCAGGAAACGTTGGGCAGTGTTGCCAACACCCTGTCACAATATGAGAAAAGCTATATTGATATATATGGCCATACCGACAGCACAGGGTCGGACGCGTATAATCAGTCGCTATCCGAACGGCGTGCTTCTTCAGTAGCAAATTATCTCAGTAATAGCGGAGTTCAACGGGCACGTCTTGAAACCCGCGGCTATGGCGAAAGCCAGCCGATTGCGAGTAACAGCACCGAAGAAGGTCGTTCAGCCAATCGCCGGGTTGAGTTGAAAATCGTGCCGATCCGCGAGCAAGACCTTTAA
- a CDS encoding heavy metal translocating P-type ATPase, whose protein sequence is MNAPVHLDAASADDAGGIVSRFAVPAIRCAGCISKIENGLLKEQDIISARVNFSTKQVAVSHLPALREDQIKANIEQLGFDVQILADNPLAEEKGGTDKLIRALAVAGFGMMNIMLLSVSVWSGAVGPTRDLFHWISALIAIPVILYSGRPFFSSAFMALRYGRTNMDVPITVGIILATGHSLFETMTSGVHAYFESVVMLIFFLLAGRVLDGMMRDRARNGISALLKQTAPGAMVLRDDGSTRWVAAKELRPDMRMIVAAGDNLAADGVIEQGSSNFDFALMTGESEPQRKAIGDIVLAGTLNLTAPVTVRITATGEDTSLSDIARLMDEAGQQRSFYVRVADKAARYYAPAVHSLALLAFVFWMFVGVGWHQSLLIAVAVLIITCPCALGLAVPAAQVVASGALLRKGVMIKDGSALERLADADRVLFDKTGTLTLGRPVPVDMNCLTLKQKQVALALAQASNHPVSKGIRGALLEQEIAPVQIDALNEVAGEGMSGYWEGIPVTLGKPTKSDDHLSCQLKLGNEQVAIELRDEMRPDAAEAIRRLKDLGLPATIISGDNAASVAKIAHTTGLTSQANASPQDKLETIARLSANGSKILMVGDGLNDGPALAAAHVSIAPGSASDVGQQAADAVFTSDSFLPVALAVQTAQRTMQIVRQNFVLAIGYNVLAVPLALTGMVTPLIAAIAMSLSSLIVVGNALRLNGAAK, encoded by the coding sequence TTGAACGCGCCAGTTCATCTTGATGCCGCTTCGGCAGATGACGCAGGCGGCATAGTCTCCCGCTTTGCGGTGCCGGCTATACGATGTGCTGGCTGCATATCGAAAATCGAGAATGGTCTGCTCAAAGAACAGGATATTATCTCTGCACGCGTCAATTTCTCGACCAAGCAAGTAGCGGTTTCACATCTCCCTGCGCTTCGCGAAGATCAGATCAAGGCAAATATCGAGCAATTAGGCTTCGATGTCCAAATTTTGGCTGACAATCCGCTGGCGGAAGAAAAAGGTGGTACTGACAAATTGATCCGTGCGCTTGCCGTTGCCGGATTTGGCATGATGAATATCATGCTGCTGTCCGTCAGCGTCTGGTCCGGTGCTGTTGGTCCTACCCGTGATCTGTTCCATTGGATATCGGCATTGATTGCGATTCCGGTAATCCTTTATTCGGGACGACCTTTCTTCAGTTCGGCTTTCATGGCGTTGCGTTACGGTCGTACCAATATGGATGTACCGATAACGGTCGGTATCATTCTCGCCACCGGCCACAGCCTGTTTGAAACAATGACCAGCGGTGTGCATGCCTATTTTGAAAGCGTGGTCATGCTGATCTTTTTCCTGCTCGCTGGCCGGGTGCTTGATGGTATGATGCGGGATCGTGCCAGAAACGGCATATCCGCATTGCTTAAGCAAACGGCGCCCGGCGCGATGGTGCTTCGGGATGATGGTTCTACCCGTTGGGTGGCGGCCAAAGAGCTGCGCCCGGACATGCGGATGATCGTGGCGGCCGGGGATAATCTTGCCGCAGATGGCGTGATCGAGCAGGGTTCGAGCAATTTTGATTTCGCACTGATGACTGGGGAGAGCGAGCCGCAACGTAAGGCGATTGGCGATATCGTGCTTGCCGGTACGCTTAATCTGACTGCCCCCGTTACTGTTCGGATTACCGCCACTGGTGAAGATACCAGTCTGTCCGACATCGCGCGCCTGATGGACGAGGCCGGGCAACAGCGGTCCTTTTATGTTCGTGTAGCAGATAAGGCTGCACGCTATTATGCGCCAGCCGTGCACAGCCTAGCCTTGTTGGCCTTCGTGTTCTGGATGTTTGTCGGCGTGGGCTGGCATCAATCTCTGTTAATTGCTGTCGCAGTGCTGATCATCACTTGCCCTTGTGCATTGGGCCTGGCGGTTCCAGCGGCACAAGTCGTAGCCTCCGGTGCGTTGCTGCGAAAAGGCGTTATGATCAAAGATGGTAGTGCGTTGGAGCGACTTGCCGACGCCGATCGTGTGTTGTTCGACAAGACCGGAACACTGACTCTTGGCCGCCCCGTACCGGTTGATATGAACTGCCTGACTTTAAAACAAAAACAAGTCGCTCTGGCGCTGGCACAGGCGAGCAACCATCCAGTTAGCAAAGGGATACGTGGAGCCCTGTTAGAGCAGGAAATAGCACCTGTTCAGATTGATGCTTTGAACGAAGTCGCAGGCGAAGGCATGTCGGGTTACTGGGAAGGAATCCCTGTAACGTTGGGCAAGCCAACAAAATCGGATGATCACCTTTCCTGTCAGTTGAAGCTCGGCAATGAGCAGGTTGCCATCGAATTAAGGGATGAAATGCGACCGGATGCAGCGGAAGCTATTAGACGGCTAAAAGATCTTGGTTTGCCCGCCACGATCATATCGGGTGATAACGCGGCGTCGGTGGCAAAAATCGCTCATACAACTGGCCTCACATCGCAAGCCAATGCCAGCCCCCAAGACAAGTTGGAAACCATAGCGCGACTAAGTGCCAATGGATCGAAGATATTGATGGTTGGGGACGGGTTGAATGACGGGCCAGCACTAGCCGCCGCTCATGTATCCATTGCTCCCGGTTCGGCCAGTGATGTTGGTCAGCAAGCGGCGGATGCGGTATTTACCAGTGATTCCTTTCTACCGGTTGCTTTGGCGGTCCAGACTGCCCAGCGCACAATGCAGATTGTCCGGCAGAATTTCGTCTTGGCCATTGGTTACAATGTTTTGGCTGTGCCGCTGGCATTGACCGGAATGGTCACGCCCCTGATCGCCGCGATTGCGATGTCGCTGTCGTCTCTTATCGTCGTCGGCAATGCCTTGCGGCTCAATGGAGCAGCGAAATGA
- the ccoP gene encoding cytochrome-c oxidase, cbb3-type subunit III, whose amino-acid sequence MVDKQRIDEATGTQTVGHEWDGIEELDTPMPRWWLWTLYATIVWALIYVILYPAWPMVNSATEGVLGWSSRGDYQKAVAAREAELEPIRVALVNTDIHELPNNPELLNEAIQGGRSAFKVHCVQCHGAGAAGSKGYPNLNDDEWLWGGDMEAIEYTLVHGIRNPDHAETRFSQMPAFGRDGILQPNEIQDLVSYVRVLSDREEQSASSNRGAELFQVNCAVCHGNDAKGDRTQGAPNLTDAINLYGLDRASLTDTISNSRYGVMPRWGHRLDAATIRMLTAYVHSLGGGEAAPVPEDAATEQAATETPADEQS is encoded by the coding sequence ATGGTTGATAAACAAAGAATTGATGAAGCGACGGGTACCCAAACGGTTGGCCATGAATGGGATGGTATCGAGGAGCTCGATACGCCTATGCCACGCTGGTGGTTGTGGACGCTCTATGCAACAATCGTCTGGGCGCTAATCTACGTTATACTTTATCCGGCATGGCCAATGGTCAACAGCGCTACTGAAGGCGTACTGGGCTGGTCCAGCCGCGGTGACTATCAAAAGGCTGTGGCTGCAAGAGAAGCAGAGCTGGAGCCGATCCGAGTGGCGCTGGTGAATACAGACATCCATGAACTGCCCAACAATCCTGAACTCCTCAATGAAGCAATTCAGGGTGGACGCTCGGCGTTCAAAGTCCATTGTGTGCAATGTCATGGTGCTGGTGCCGCAGGTTCGAAAGGCTATCCCAATCTGAACGATGATGAGTGGTTGTGGGGCGGCGATATGGAGGCGATTGAATATACGCTGGTCCATGGCATTCGAAATCCGGACCATGCGGAAACCCGTTTCTCTCAGATGCCGGCTTTTGGTCGGGACGGAATATTGCAACCCAATGAGATTCAGGACTTGGTTTCTTATGTTCGTGTGTTGAGCGATCGTGAAGAGCAAAGCGCTTCGTCAAATCGCGGTGCAGAGCTGTTTCAGGTTAATTGCGCAGTTTGCCATGGCAATGATGCCAAAGGTGATCGGACGCAAGGCGCGCCCAATTTGACGGACGCGATCAATTTATATGGACTGGATCGTGCATCGTTGACCGACACGATTAGCAACAGTCGCTATGGCGTCATGCCACGTTGGGGACATCGACTGGATGCAGCAACGATCAGGATGCTGACCGCCTACGTACATTCACTGGGTGGCGGCGAGGCTGCTCCGGTACCAGAGGATGCTGCAACCGAGCAAGCAGCAACGGAGACTCCGGCAGATGAGCAATCCTGA
- a CDS encoding FixH family protein: MKMEIVEPKKFTGFHATAMIVAFFAVVVSVNMVMARFAISTFGGTVVDNSYVASQKYNEWLEEARKQQAHGWTASRITRVQDKVAMTVLQADESALANATITAVAEHPVGRSEPITLNFIENGAGSYISQDALPEGRWKLRVAIIHGGNKMALAQEVR, translated from the coding sequence ATGAAAATGGAAATTGTAGAACCCAAAAAATTCACAGGCTTCCACGCCACAGCCATGATTGTCGCCTTTTTTGCGGTAGTGGTATCGGTCAATATGGTGATGGCGCGCTTTGCAATCTCGACTTTTGGCGGCACTGTCGTGGACAACAGCTATGTTGCCAGCCAGAAATATAATGAGTGGTTGGAAGAAGCACGCAAACAGCAAGCGCATGGCTGGACTGCTTCGCGGATCACGCGTGTGCAAGATAAAGTTGCGATGACGGTTCTTCAAGCTGACGAAAGCGCGCTGGCAAATGCGACGATAACCGCGGTCGCTGAGCATCCTGTTGGTCGGTCTGAACCGATTACTTTAAACTTTATCGAGAATGGTGCGGGCTCATATATCAGCCAGGATGCACTACCCGAAGGCCGATGGAAATTGCGCGTTGCAATCATCCATGGTGGCAACAAAATGGCGCTGGCACAGGAAGTTCGTTGA